The Candidatus Eisenbacteria bacterium sequence CAGCGGCTCGGGGAAGGTCGCACGCGGCGACAGACGGTAGTCGACGCTGACGCACACCCAGCCGCGCGCCGCGAGGTGGAGCATCAGCGGAACGCCCTGCTCGTTCTTGCTGCCGACCATCCATCCGCCGCCGTGGACCTGGAGCAGCGTCGGACACCCGCTCGGACGGTCGCGATGTCGATAGACGTCGAGGTGGAGGCCGAGGTTCCCCACGCGGTGATACTCGACGTCGCGGATGCGCTCGACCGACGCATGGCGCATCGGGAACGGCAGCGCGATCTGCCACCAGTCGACGGCGGGCGCGAACTGCTCGCGCACGGCGGGGAGGATCCGCTCCACGTAGTCGCCGCCGAGCGCGGTCGTGAGCGCGGTCTCGACGACGCCCTCTGCGGCGCGCGCCTTCACGTAGCAGCGCGCGAGGCCGATCCACGACACGAGCGTCAGCCCCAGGGCCACCCAGCCGGGCCATGCGGTGAGCGCGCCCGCCCACACGAACACGAGCGTCATCGCCGCCTGCCAGGCGATGTGGTGGAACGCGAGCTCGGTCGTGAGCCACCCCGCGAAGAACGATCCGAGCGCCATCGGCGCCGGCCAGTTGATGGGGCGATACGCGTTGAACGTGAACCAGGCGCCGACCACGGCCGCGACGAGGAA is a genomic window containing:
- a CDS encoding alpha/beta hydrolase — translated: MLLLQAWAPWLFLVAAVVGAWFTFNAYRPINWPAPMALGSFFAGWLTTELAFHHIAWQAAMTLVFVWAGALTAWPGWVALGLTLVSWIGLARCYVKARAAEGVVETALTTALGGDYVERILPAVREQFAPAVDWWQIALPFPMRHASVERIRDVEYHRVGNLGLHLDVYRHRDRPSGCPTLLQVHGGGWMVGSKNEQGVPLMLHLAARGWVCVSVDYRLSPRATFPEPLVDVKHAIRWIREHGAEYGANPDFLVVTGGSAGGHLSSLVALTANDPEYQPGFEAIDTSVRGCVAFYGVYDFTDRHGHYRNPGLGKLLARYVMKAKLAHARDAYEKASPMSRVHEGAPPFFVIHGDRDTLVPVAEARRFTETLRGALRAPVVYAEIPGAQHAFELFPSLRTTFVVHGVERFLAWLYSQYLAEHGTTEGTRASA